GGCGGAGACCATGCGTCTTTACCCGAACGATGTGGCCGAAGAGCCCGACAACGCGCTGCCCGACCAAGACGATCCGGTCGTGCGCTACACGCGGGACCAGAGCATTTCGGCCAGTGTCGATATCAGCTTCACCTCGGGGCTCTATGACAGCAACGACGGCGACACCCACAAGCACGAGGCGCGGTTCCGCTTTTCCTGGCAGCCCGTCGCCGGCGGCATCAATGAGGCGGATTGGGTCGATGCCGGCAGCGAGACCTACCGCGCCAAAAGCACGACGCTGATCCGCTTCACCAGGGAGATTTCGTTCCCCGAGCCCGGCGCCTACGCGATCCGCATCGAGCGGCTCAACCAGATCGACAATGACACCGGCGACCAGAACGCGGGATACGTGACTGCGATCCGCTCGGTGCGCGACGGCGCGTTGCCGAGCCATGACGGCATTGCCGAGGTCGCCTTCCGGATCAAGGCGACCGATCAGCTCAACGGGCAGGTCGATAGTCTGAATGCCATCGTGCAGCAGCTCGCGCCGGAGCTCGACGGCGATCTGCAATGGACCGAGCCGCGCCCGGTGCGCCATCCGGCCTGGGGCTTTCTGCAGGCGATCCGGGGCCGGCATCTGCGCCGCCCGGTGCGCGACGAGCGGATCGACCTCGCCGCCTTCTATGCCTGGGCGGCAGAGGAGCCACACTGGACCTGCGATTACGTCGTCGACAGCGCAACGCAAGTGGGCGAGGTGCTGGACATCATCGCCGCCGCCGGGCGTGCCAAGCGCACGCTGACGGATTTCAGATGGTCGGTCATCCGCGACGGCGCCGCCGGGCCGGTGCGGCAGGTCTTCACGCCGCGCAACAGCTGGGGCTATTCCGCCAAGCTGACCTTCCCGCGCGAGATCCACGGCTTTCGCGTCCAGGCGCGCTCCGAGCGGCTGGAGTGGCAGGAAGACGAGATCCTTGTCCTGATGGACGGCTTCACCCGGGACACCGCGAGTGAGCTGGAAACGCTGCCGCTGCCCGGGGTGGTGGTGACCGCCGATGACGAGGACGAGGGCAATGTCTATCGCCTCGGGCGCTATCACCTCGCGGTCGCGCTCAACCGGCCCGAGCGGCACAGCTTCCATGCGGATTTCGAGCACATCCGGGTGACGCGCGGCGACAAGATCCGGCTGGTGCATGACGTGCCGCTGATCGGCGTGGGCGCCGCGCGCATCAAGGCGATCACCGATGACGGGGCCGGCAATGTCGCGGCCATCCTGCTCGACGATCTCTTCGATTTCGACCAGGACACGTTCCGGTTTTCGGTGCGCAATGTGGCCGGAGAGCGGATCTTTGGCGCGATCTCGCCCGCCGATCCGGAGACGCGGAGCTGGCAGCCGAACGCGCCGGTTGCGGTGGGCGATATTGCCGTGGGCGATCTGGTCGCCATCGAAGAGGTGACGCAGGCGAGCGCGGAAATGCTCATCGTCGGCATCTATCCCGATAGCGACGAGAGCGCGCGGATCGAGGTCGTGGACGCGGTGCCGGCAATCCTCGACGCCGATACCGGCACGATCCCCGCCTATTCGCCGGTGGTGACACAGCCGCGTGACCCGGCCTCTGACCTGCCGCCGGCCCCGGCGGTGATCTCGGCCTATTCCAACAGCCTGACGCAGCTTGTCCTGCCCGATCTCTCGGTGCGCCCGCGCATTGCCGTGCAGCTCGCGCCGTTCGCCTCGACCGCGACCACCGAAGGCATGACGCTGCAACTGCGCTGGCGCGAGGATGAGGAGGGCGCTGCCTGGGCCTATGGCGAGCGGGTGGACGCGGGCGAGTACAGCCTGCTCACGGGCGCACTGGAGGAGGGTTTGCCCTATCTCGGGCAAGTGCGGTCGGTCGGCCCGGATGGCAAGACGCGCGGCTGGGTGGACTGGCCGGCAGCGGTCACCGCCACCACCGCGCCGCCGGCACCGCCATTGATCTCCGCCACCGTGAGCGCCGCAAGCGTGCCGGATGCTTCGGGTGCGGGGCGTCGCCCCGCGATCTCCCTGAGCTGGACGCCGCCGGCGAACAAGGCGCTGCGGGTGACCTGGCAGCTGCGCGTCTCTGCGACGGGGGAGTTGGTCCAGAGGGGCCTGTTCGCTGAGGCCTCGGAGGGCTCCGCACGTATCGCGGACGGTATCCTGCCAGCGACCGCCTACCAGATCCGGGCGAGCCTCGTGACCGGTGCAGCCGATCAGCGGAGGTGGAGCGCCTGGTTTGACGTGACCACGCCCGATCTGCGCATCTCTGCGGCGGATCTCGGTGACGATCTGGCCGGGCAGATTGCCACCGCGTTCGACCGGCATGACGAGGCGCTGGGGGATGCCACGGGCACGGTTGGCGCGTTGCGCGACTCGATCCTGGCGAGCTTTGCGGGTGTTCCGAGCTTCGAGGCGCTGGACGTCTATCTGCAACAGACGCCGCTGATCACCGCGATTGAAACCGCTCTCGGCCCGCTCTCGGCGCCGGTCTCGCTCTCGGTGCAGATTGATACGGAACGCGACCGCCTCGATCTTGCGCTCCCCCGCATCTACGACATGGAGGACAGCGCAGATGACATCTGGCAGCGCCTCATTGATCTCAGAGAGGGGCTGTTTGCGACGGAGACCATGATCCGGGACGCCGGCATCTATGTCGATCCAGAGAGCGGCACGGTCAGGATCGTTGCGGTCGAGCATCTGGAAGGCCGCTACAGCGACGTGCAGATCAATCTCGACGCCGTGGAAGCCGAGCTGTCGGCCCGCGCAACCGTCGCCTATGTCAATCAGACCGTGGCAAACGCGGTGCTCGACCCGACGCAGATCCCGCTCATCGACGATCTCTCGGCCCGGATCTCCACCGCCGAGATCACCCTCGATGCGGTCGAGGGAACGATCACGACGCTCGCCGATACGCTCACGGTCGAGGGCGGGCTGGTCACCATGACGACGGTCACGCAGACGCTGGACAGCCTGCAAGGGCAGATCTCCGACCGGGTGACCTATACCGAGTTCAATACGACAGAGGCCCGGCTGACCGCCGCCGAACAGACGATCTCCTCGTTTTCCGACGAGGCGGCGATCACCAGCGCGGTCGAGGCTTCCCGTGTGCTGTCGGATGATCTCGACGATGCCCTGCAACGCTCGATCATCGAGACCTGGGAGCGTTTCTCGGGAGACGACGCGATCCGCGTGGCCGACGCGCAAGGCAGGGCGGATCTGCGGGCCTATATCAACGAGCGGGACGAAGCCATTGTCGAGGATGTGACGCAGCTGCGCAGCGCGGTAGGGACCAGCGTCGCGCAGATCGAGCAGACGCTTGAAACGCGCGCATCGGACGCCGAAGCCGCGGCGGAGGCGATCACGCAATTGCAGGTCGATCTGACCGCCACCGGCGGCACGGTTGCGGCGCAGGCGGATGCTCTGGACGATCTGAGCACCCGTGTGAGCGAGACCGAGGGCGGGCTGGAGGCGGAGGCCGAACGTCAGACCGTCCTGACCGCCTCGGTGCGGGACATCGGCGACGACCAGGAAGATCTCGCCGAGCTGGGCATTGTCGAGCTGTGGGAGCGTCACCGGGGGCAGGAGGATCTGCGCGCGGGGATCGCCGTTGCGGGCGAGCAGATGCGCAGCTGGGTGGAGGAGGGCCTGGAGGCGGAGGCGTCGCAACGTCTGGTGCTGGGCGCGGCGCTGGCCGAT
The window above is part of the Salipiger abyssi genome. Proteins encoded here:
- the gpJ gene encoding TipJ family phage tail tip protein, which translates into the protein MFDDTFLLDVVGQRHPLVSDIVRPPMPAGSTVAEIVRAMDLDTARYGLPVVLLIRGAEMSVVPVDMWRKTRVKAGTRVEVAFAIHDPGSLALIASAALPQAATWLAGSVLGMTGLAYSLTVAAITIVGSLAINALIPPAQQSGGGGPQNYAITGVANAENRYGVYPTVIGRHRMYPPKTATGYSETIGKDIYYRGRMTFGHGPVALEDLRIGTTPIWEFDGIELEFLNVDEALTLAAMPELAALVKSRMEETQRPKARLRELGDAYTFTPAAAARTASLEISVMAQRDIASLDLVLEVSEIGSDTWSEVQSWAAVSSDVSWTSEDFGTDGIRRRWRLRVTGVTLQAEAGTSQFALLTGRADAATVTSAKATYQAEAAGWRHGAETMRLYPNDVAEEPDNALPDQDDPVVRYTRDQSISASVDISFTSGLYDSNDGDTHKHEARFRFSWQPVAGGINEADWVDAGSETYRAKSTTLIRFTREISFPEPGAYAIRIERLNQIDNDTGDQNAGYVTAIRSVRDGALPSHDGIAEVAFRIKATDQLNGQVDSLNAIVQQLAPELDGDLQWTEPRPVRHPAWGFLQAIRGRHLRRPVRDERIDLAAFYAWAAEEPHWTCDYVVDSATQVGEVLDIIAAAGRAKRTLTDFRWSVIRDGAAGPVRQVFTPRNSWGYSAKLTFPREIHGFRVQARSERLEWQEDEILVLMDGFTRDTASELETLPLPGVVVTADDEDEGNVYRLGRYHLAVALNRPERHSFHADFEHIRVTRGDKIRLVHDVPLIGVGAARIKAITDDGAGNVAAILLDDLFDFDQDTFRFSVRNVAGERIFGAISPADPETRSWQPNAPVAVGDIAVGDLVAIEEVTQASAEMLIVGIYPDSDESARIEVVDAVPAILDADTGTIPAYSPVVTQPRDPASDLPPAPAVISAYSNSLTQLVLPDLSVRPRIAVQLAPFASTATTEGMTLQLRWREDEEGAAWAYGERVDAGEYSLLTGALEEGLPYLGQVRSVGPDGKTRGWVDWPAAVTATTAPPAPPLISATVSAASVPDASGAGRRPAISLSWTPPANKALRVTWQLRVSATGELVQRGLFAEASEGSARIADGILPATAYQIRASLVTGAADQRRWSAWFDVTTPDLRISAADLGDDLAGQIATAFDRHDEALGDATGTVGALRDSILASFAGVPSFEALDVYLQQTPLITAIETALGPLSAPVSLSVQIDTERDRLDLALPRIYDMEDSADDIWQRLIDLREGLFATETMIRDAGIYVDPESGTVRIVAVEHLEGRYSDVQINLDAVEAELSARATVAYVNQTVANAVLDPTQIPLIDDLSARISTAEITLDAVEGTITTLADTLTVEGGLVTMTTVTQTLDSLQGQISDRVTYTEFNTTEARLTAAEQTISSFSDEAAITSAVEASRVLSDDLDDALQRSIIETWERFSGDDAIRVADAQGRADLRAYINERDEAIVEDVTQLRSAVGTSVAQIEQTLETRASDAEAAAEAITQLQVDLTATGGTVAAQADALDDLSTRVSETEGGLEAEAERQTVLTASVRDIGDDQEDLAELGIVELWERHRGQEDLRAGIAVAGEQMRSWVEEGLEAEASQRLVLGAALADAEASIVEERTARATHDEALAQDIAQLTADLSDAEAGVAGNAAAITEVSTRVTNAEGTITAQASEINNLEATLSVASGAISANGAAISGIDTRVTSAEGTITSHGQAITSLGAGLSLAEGSIAVNGSAISALDTRVTSAEGTITSQSNEITQLQSGLAAAEGNIVANGDALSGLTTRVTSAEGTITSQGQAITALETDLTSAEGTISSTASAISTLDSRVTNVEGTITSQASDIVTLQSGLSAAEEDIAGNGAAIAGVDTRVTSAEGAITSQGQAITSLENDLTTAEGNIAATATGLSNLSTRVTDAEGEISSISQSLITLQADVSDVANGVDANGFALASLDTRVTSAEGTITSQASEITQLQSGLTAAQGDLTGQASAISNLDSRVTSAEGTITSQASEITQLQSGLSSAETGVAGNASAIAGIDTRVKDTETGLTAQASSLSGLEASVGSVEARVTTIEGAYVTSTEAVAAVNQQISATYGDLEAMAEATAFAEATADGLSAGFAWRLNGENIAEAFSVSDGVGGPVRTFRLSPDYVQITGIAQIDTAVLGYIAADEAFIGSLTVGTANIESGAVIADHLDAESFSTSGLAIFGGGLESDDFVSGVSGWRITTAGDAEFNSLITRDSIVDGAVSNGARARLYADGAQVSDETIIWEELGIGEYAPEILYTLMLRADLRYATASGEVGGEKNTYLKTQVRTDGVTWHTLLNWDAESSWQRRSLFDPIQLLDETDILQAGTLDMRLLLQTEDNAEPVQNNIRNLLIDVRAIVR